Proteins from a single region of Mucilaginibacter daejeonensis:
- a CDS encoding penicillin acylase family protein yields MKLLKALLSVGLTLALIWALQTRFGPVPPVGKFLNPQTGFWQNAESRNIKPEEDLQLTGLNDQVTIKFDEHRVPHIFARNEHDLYYAQGYVTARDRLWQMDMQTRAASGRLSEVVGTRALELDRYRRRMGMGYGAEQAIAEMMKDPRTRRSIEAYTDGINQYIRDLTIRNYPIEFKLLDYKPEEWKPINCAYLLKAMTETLAGGTDELAMTNTLNHFGAAVTNDLFPDQSFQQDPIIPVGTKWNSKPLPIPQPSKAFKDMMMTGGKLSQGKSEGIGSNNWAVSGSKTASGFPILANDPHLHLTFPSIWYQVQLTAPGVNVYGASLPGAPNVIIGYNQKVSWGVTNVDADVLDWYRIKFKDKSRNEYWYNGRWNKTTRRKEVIGVRGETPHTEEVIYTRFGPVAYEDDAQKPTKAPNDVPTGAAVRWIAHERSNDLLTFYLLNRSANYADYRKALATYTAPAQNFVFASADNDIAITPNGRYPLKYRDQGKFVLDGTDPADDWHGWIPADQNPTVKNPPRGFVSSANQSSTDATYPYYLNWQFGPYQRGARINGRLAAMNKITIDSMRTLQTDNYSITARDILPTLLNNLKGTKLDTDQQQALDLLTKWDLYYNANSAAATIFDRWWENLYQLIWKDEFEVKGVSLQIPSRDRTIKLLTTEPGSKWFDEVSTPTTETCADMVQKAFKRTVTDLVRDHGKKPQDWQWGTVRPVEIGHLASLPGFGSGKFASGGNRGIVNAISGSNGPSWRMVVQMGPQVKGYGIYPGGQSGNPGSFYYTDMLQTWKNGELNELLFMRSPDERSQRISSTLIMTKK; encoded by the coding sequence ATGAAGTTACTTAAAGCGTTATTATCGGTAGGGTTAACACTTGCCCTGATCTGGGCCTTGCAGACCAGGTTCGGCCCTGTGCCACCGGTGGGCAAGTTCCTGAACCCGCAAACCGGCTTCTGGCAAAATGCCGAAAGTCGGAACATCAAACCCGAGGAGGACCTGCAGCTTACCGGCCTCAATGACCAGGTGACCATCAAATTCGATGAGCACCGCGTTCCCCACATATTTGCCCGTAACGAACATGACCTGTACTACGCCCAGGGTTACGTTACCGCGCGTGACCGACTTTGGCAAATGGACATGCAAACACGCGCCGCATCAGGCCGCTTATCGGAAGTGGTGGGCACACGTGCCCTTGAGCTCGACCGCTATCGCCGACGCATGGGCATGGGTTATGGTGCCGAGCAAGCCATTGCCGAAATGATGAAAGACCCGCGTACCCGCCGTAGCATCGAGGCTTATACCGATGGCATTAACCAATACATCCGTGATCTGACCATCCGCAACTACCCTATCGAGTTCAAACTGCTCGACTATAAACCCGAGGAATGGAAGCCGATCAATTGTGCTTACCTGCTCAAGGCCATGACCGAAACGCTGGCCGGTGGTACCGACGAACTGGCCATGACCAATACGCTGAACCATTTTGGCGCAGCCGTGACCAACGACCTCTTCCCTGATCAAAGCTTTCAGCAAGACCCGATCATTCCTGTGGGCACCAAGTGGAACTCTAAGCCGCTACCTATCCCCCAGCCTTCAAAGGCGTTCAAGGATATGATGATGACAGGCGGTAAATTATCCCAAGGAAAATCGGAGGGCATAGGCAGCAATAACTGGGCGGTATCGGGCAGTAAAACGGCCAGCGGCTTCCCTATACTGGCCAACGATCCGCATTTACATCTAACTTTCCCTTCCATTTGGTACCAGGTGCAGCTTACCGCACCGGGTGTGAACGTTTACGGTGCATCGTTACCTGGAGCGCCTAACGTGATCATTGGCTATAACCAAAAAGTTAGCTGGGGCGTTACCAATGTGGATGCAGATGTGTTGGATTGGTACCGCATCAAATTCAAGGACAAGAGCCGCAATGAATACTGGTACAATGGCCGCTGGAACAAGACCACCCGCCGCAAGGAAGTGATCGGTGTGCGCGGCGAAACGCCCCACACCGAGGAAGTGATATACACTCGCTTTGGCCCGGTAGCTTATGAGGACGATGCCCAGAAGCCCACCAAGGCTCCCAATGATGTGCCCACCGGCGCAGCCGTTCGCTGGATAGCCCATGAACGCTCAAACGACCTGCTCACCTTTTACCTGCTCAACCGATCCGCCAATTATGCCGACTACCGCAAGGCGCTGGCCACCTACACTGCACCGGCCCAAAACTTTGTTTTTGCCAGTGCCGACAATGATATAGCCATTACGCCCAACGGCCGCTACCCGCTTAAGTACCGCGATCAGGGCAAATTTGTACTGGATGGCACCGACCCCGCCGACGATTGGCATGGCTGGATACCCGCCGACCAGAACCCGACAGTGAAGAACCCGCCACGTGGCTTTGTAAGTTCGGCCAACCAATCTTCTACCGATGCCACTTACCCATACTACCTGAACTGGCAGTTTGGCCCCTACCAGCGTGGTGCCCGCATCAATGGCAGGCTGGCCGCCATGAACAAGATCACGATAGATAGCATGCGCACCCTGCAGACCGATAATTACAGCATCACCGCACGCGATATACTACCTACCCTGCTCAACAATCTGAAAGGTACTAAACTGGACACTGACCAGCAGCAGGCCCTTGATCTGTTGACCAAGTGGGACCTGTATTACAACGCAAACTCGGCCGCGGCCACCATATTTGACCGCTGGTGGGAAAACCTTTACCAACTGATATGGAAGGATGAGTTTGAGGTGAAAGGCGTATCATTACAGATACCATCACGTGATCGAACCATCAAGTTGCTAACCACCGAGCCGGGCTCCAAATGGTTCGATGAAGTGAGCACGCCAACCACCGAGACCTGTGCTGATATGGTACAAAAGGCCTTTAAGCGAACCGTGACCGACCTGGTGCGCGATCATGGCAAAAAGCCACAAGACTGGCAGTGGGGCACCGTAAGGCCGGTCGAGATCGGTCATTTGGCCAGTCTACCGGGTTTTGGGTCGGGCAAATTCGCCTCAGGAGGCAACCGTGGTATCGTGAACGCCATATCAGGCAGCAACGGCCCATCGTGGCGTATGGTGGTGCAGATGGGCCCGCAGGTGAAGGGTTATGGCATCTACCCTGGCGGGCAGTCAGGTAATCCGGGCAGTTTTTACTATACCGATATGCTGCAGACCTGGAAGAACGGCGAACTGAACGAACTGTTGTTCATGCGATCACCCGATGAACGGTCGCAGCGCATCAGCTCCACCTTGATCATGACCAAAAAGTAA
- a CDS encoding TCR/Tet family MFS transporter — MTETVKHKRPAALSFIFVTVFVDTLGLGVIIPVLPKLLEILGHADISGATQLSGYLTFAYAAMQFIFSPVLGNLSDRYGRRPVLLTSLVGFGIDYLFMAFAPSLFWLFVGRIVAGIAGASSTTATAYIADVSTGDNRAANFGLVGAATGLGFICGIGLGGYLGDVGIKIPFMAAAGMALLNALYGFFVLPESLPVEHRRAFDWKRANPISSLTRLGMYPTIAGLISAFTLVYVATKAVETVLAFFLIEKFHWTMSSISTLGIFIGVLLVGIQGFLIRWVIPRLGQERSITFGLLFYAIGLILIAFANHGWLMYLYMIPYCLGGISGPALQGMITSHVPSNEQGELQGALTSLQSITTVIGPLLMTSLFAHFTNPKLSSIYFPGAPYLLGAILMLISTLIAARNFKRSAPANS, encoded by the coding sequence ATGACCGAGACCGTTAAGCACAAGCGCCCCGCCGCACTAAGTTTCATCTTTGTGACGGTATTTGTTGATACGCTTGGCTTAGGGGTGATCATCCCGGTGTTGCCCAAGTTATTGGAAATATTGGGCCATGCCGATATAAGCGGGGCCACCCAATTGAGCGGCTACCTTACCTTCGCTTATGCGGCCATGCAGTTCATCTTTTCGCCGGTGCTGGGCAACCTGAGCGATCGCTATGGCCGCAGGCCGGTGCTGCTTACCTCACTGGTAGGTTTCGGTATCGATTACCTGTTCATGGCCTTTGCCCCTTCCCTGTTCTGGCTTTTTGTGGGACGCATCGTGGCGGGCATAGCCGGTGCCAGCAGTACCACAGCTACCGCTTACATTGCCGATGTAAGTACCGGCGATAACCGCGCGGCCAACTTTGGCCTGGTAGGCGCCGCCACTGGTTTGGGTTTTATTTGCGGGATAGGTTTGGGTGGATACCTGGGCGATGTAGGCATCAAGATACCTTTTATGGCCGCGGCCGGTATGGCGTTGCTTAACGCACTTTACGGCTTTTTTGTACTGCCCGAATCATTACCGGTAGAGCATCGCCGGGCGTTCGACTGGAAACGCGCCAACCCGATCAGCTCCCTTACCCGTTTGGGCATGTACCCAACCATAGCCGGACTGATCAGCGCATTCACCCTGGTATACGTAGCCACCAAAGCGGTAGAGACCGTGCTGGCCTTCTTTTTGATCGAGAAATTTCATTGGACCATGAGCAGCATCAGTACGCTGGGAATCTTCATTGGTGTGCTGCTGGTGGGTATACAAGGCTTTTTGATCCGCTGGGTGATACCCCGTTTGGGTCAGGAACGCAGCATCACTTTCGGGTTATTATTTTACGCCATAGGGCTCATCCTGATCGCTTTTGCCAACCATGGTTGGTTAATGTACCTGTACATGATCCCGTATTGCCTTGGCGGTATATCGGGCCCGGCCTTGCAGGGTATGATCACCAGCCATGTACCCTCTAATGAGCAGGGCGAATTGCAGGGGGCGCTTACCAGTTTGCAAAGTATCACCACGGTCATCGGTCCGCTGCTAATGACCAGTTTGTTCGCGCATTTCACCAACCCTAAGCTGTCGTCCATTTACTTCCCGGGGGCACCGTACCTTTTGGGAGCCATACTGATGCTGATCAGTACACTGATCGCGGCACGTAATTTTAAACGCTCGGCACCGGCCAACTCATGA
- a CDS encoding TCR/Tet family MFS transporter — protein sequence MEQPAQPKREAALGFIFITLLIDITGFGIVIPVFPKLIQHLIHGDLSQASRYSGWLLAIYSIMQFIFSPVIGNLSDKYGRRPVLLASLLGFSIDYVFLAFAPNIWWLFVGRMIAGITGASFTTASAYIADVSAPEKRAQNFGIIGAAFGLGFIIGPVLGGVLGAYSTKLPFLTAAGLAILNAIYGYFILPESLSKENRRPFDWKRANPVGSLMQLKKHSEVSGLVASLILIYIAGHAVQSTWTYFTMERFNWGEKTVGYSLGLVGLLSGLVQGLLIRATLPKLGMKKSIAIGLLLYSIGLFLFAFANQSWMMFAILVPYCLGGIAGPALQGLISNQIPPNEQGELQGGLTSLMSVTSIVGPPLMTTLFAWFTSKNAPVAFPGAPFLAGGILMLLSTLLAIRSFRKARIVDATQPSSADIPAHG from the coding sequence ATGGAACAACCTGCACAACCTAAACGTGAGGCTGCTTTAGGCTTTATTTTTATCACTCTCCTGATCGATATCACAGGCTTCGGCATCGTGATACCGGTATTCCCCAAGCTTATCCAGCATCTCATTCATGGTGACCTGAGCCAGGCCTCACGCTACAGCGGTTGGTTGCTGGCCATCTATTCGATCATGCAATTTATCTTTTCGCCGGTGATCGGTAACCTGAGCGATAAATATGGCCGCCGCCCCGTGCTGCTGGCCTCGCTGTTAGGTTTCAGTATCGATTATGTGTTCCTGGCCTTTGCACCCAACATTTGGTGGCTATTCGTGGGTCGAATGATCGCGGGTATCACCGGGGCCAGCTTCACCACGGCATCTGCCTACATTGCCGATGTGAGCGCGCCTGAAAAACGCGCACAGAACTTCGGTATCATCGGTGCGGCCTTTGGTCTGGGCTTCATCATTGGCCCGGTGCTGGGCGGTGTATTGGGTGCTTACAGCACTAAATTACCGTTCCTGACCGCTGCCGGTTTAGCGATCCTGAATGCTATATATGGCTACTTCATCCTGCCCGAATCATTATCCAAAGAGAACCGTCGTCCGTTCGATTGGAAACGCGCCAACCCGGTAGGTTCGCTCATGCAACTCAAGAAGCATTCGGAAGTGAGTGGGTTGGTAGCTTCTCTTATCCTCATTTACATCGCCGGCCATGCCGTGCAAAGCACCTGGACCTATTTCACCATGGAGCGTTTCAACTGGGGCGAAAAGACCGTTGGTTATTCGCTGGGCTTAGTGGGTTTACTATCGGGCCTCGTACAAGGTTTGCTCATTAGGGCCACCCTGCCTAAACTGGGCATGAAAAAGAGCATTGCTATTGGCCTGCTGCTGTATAGCATCGGCTTGTTCCTGTTCGCTTTCGCTAACCAAAGCTGGATGATGTTCGCCATATTGGTGCCTTACTGCCTGGGCGGTATAGCCGGACCGGCCTTGCAAGGGCTGATCAGCAACCAGATCCCACCTAACGAGCAGGGCGAATTGCAAGGCGGATTGACCAGTTTGATGAGCGTGACATCGATAGTTGGTCCGCCGTTAATGACCACGCTTTTTGCCTGGTTCACCAGCAAGAACGCGCCGGTGGCCTTCCCTGGGGCACCGTTCTTAGCGGGTGGTATATTGATGCTGCTGAGCACTTTGTTGGCCATCCGTAGCTTCCGCAAAGCACGTATCGTTGATGCCACCCAACCATCATCTGCTGATATTCCTGCACATGGTTAA
- a CDS encoding SDR family oxidoreductase yields the protein MASNNKVAIITGASSGIGKALAYEMARRGYDLVLGARQFVTLCEITQDIEKNFSTKAVAVQCDVSVEEDCAHLIKQTILTFGRIDVLVNNAGISMRALFKDLDLDVLRKLMDVNFWGTVYCTKYAIPELLKSKGTVVGVSSIAGFKGLPGRTGYSASKFAMNGFLDALRVENLKTGVHVMTACPGFTASNIRNTALNSEAKQQGESSMDEDKMMSAEEVAAKIADGIDKRTRTLILTSQGKLTALLTKFIPGFVDKKVYELFSKEKNSLLK from the coding sequence ATGGCATCAAACAATAAAGTAGCGATCATTACCGGCGCATCGTCGGGTATAGGCAAGGCGTTGGCTTATGAAATGGCTCGTCGCGGTTATGACCTTGTACTTGGCGCACGCCAGTTCGTTACCTTGTGTGAGATAACCCAAGACATCGAGAAAAATTTCAGTACCAAAGCCGTTGCAGTGCAATGTGATGTGAGCGTGGAAGAGGACTGTGCCCACCTGATCAAGCAGACCATCCTGACCTTTGGCCGCATCGATGTATTGGTGAACAATGCCGGCATCTCTATGCGTGCCCTGTTTAAAGACCTCGACCTCGACGTTCTACGCAAGTTGATGGATGTTAACTTTTGGGGTACGGTTTACTGCACCAAATACGCCATACCCGAGCTGCTGAAAAGCAAAGGCACCGTGGTCGGTGTATCTTCCATAGCTGGCTTTAAAGGTTTGCCGGGCCGTACGGGTTACTCAGCCTCTAAATTTGCCATGAATGGTTTTTTGGATGCGCTACGAGTTGAAAATCTCAAGACCGGCGTACACGTCATGACCGCCTGCCCGGGTTTCACGGCTTCCAACATCCGTAACACGGCCCTCAACAGCGAAGCCAAACAACAGGGCGAAAGCAGCATGGACGAGGACAAAATGATGAGCGCCGAAGAAGTGGCCGCCAAGATCGCCGATGGCATCGATAAACGTACCCGCACGCTCATCCTCACCAGCCAGGGCAAGCTGACCGCGCTGCTCACCAAGTTCATCCCCGGCTTTGTAGATAAGAAAGTGTATGAGCTATTCTCGAAAGAAAAGAACTCATTATTAAAGTGA
- the recR gene encoding recombination mediator RecR, which yields MNFSSKLLENAVTEFAKLPGVGPKTALRLVLHLLDQDKPDVERFSTAITKLRNEIQHCRVCHNISDHSICEICSSKKRDHTTICVVEDTRDVMAIENTDQYNGVYHVLGGLISPMDGVGPADLEVTSLVTRISENEVKEVIFALSATMEGDTTIFYLHKKLKDQQISISTIARGIAFGGELEYVDEITLGRSIATRVPYEGSLSK from the coding sequence ATGAATTTTTCTTCGAAGTTGTTGGAAAATGCGGTGACCGAATTTGCTAAACTGCCCGGTGTTGGGCCTAAGACCGCGCTCAGGCTGGTGCTGCACCTGCTTGATCAGGACAAGCCCGACGTGGAGCGCTTTAGCACGGCGATCACCAAGCTGCGCAACGAGATACAGCACTGCCGCGTTTGCCACAACATCTCTGACCATTCCATTTGCGAGATATGCAGCTCCAAGAAGCGCGATCACACCACCATATGTGTAGTAGAAGATACACGCGATGTGATGGCTATTGAGAACACTGATCAGTATAATGGTGTGTACCATGTGCTGGGAGGCCTCATTTCGCCTATGGATGGCGTGGGCCCGGCCGACCTGGAAGTGACCTCTTTGGTGACCCGCATCAGCGAGAATGAGGTCAAAGAAGTGATATTTGCCCTGAGTGCGACCATGGAGGGCGATACCACCATTTTTTATTTGCATAAAAAGCTTAAAGATCAGCAAATAAGCATCTCGACCATTGCCCGTGGCATAGCGTTTGGAGGTGAACTGGAGTACGTGGATGAGATAACCTTAGGCAGGTCTATCGCCACCCGCGTACCTTACGAAGGTTCGCTCTCCAAATAA
- a CDS encoding sodium:solute symporter has product MSPGVLLLFIAGYFLVLILISYLTSRNSSDNDAFFVANRNSKWYLVAFGMIGTALSGVTFISVPGKVGAPGGDQFAYFQFVLGNAAGFIIIATVLLPLYYRMKLTSIYSYIESALGRWSYKTAATIFLISRTIGSSFRLYLVVIVLQRFIFDSYGIPFWATVLFCLLLIWSYTFKGGLKTIIITDSLQTLFLVSSVFLSIYFICRSLDMNIFQAAEAIKESSYSKIFFTNDFLSSKLHLSKQFLGGLFITVAMTGLDQDLMQKNLSCKNIGEAQKNMFSFTAVFVVINIFFLSVGALLYLYAAKNGITVEKTDYLYPTIALKYLGLAPAIVFMLGLTAATFATTDSALTALTTSFCVDFLNFDKKEDKNSKAMVRTRHYVHIAFSALMFLTIILFNAVNNDAVVSAIFKVASYTYGPLLGLYGFGLFMSSRQVNDKLVPFICLISPAVCYFLSTESKNILGGYVFDNELIIVNGLITFVSLLLTSKAKTRVLAL; this is encoded by the coding sequence ATGTCGCCCGGAGTATTACTATTATTCATCGCCGGATATTTTTTGGTACTGATCCTGATCTCGTACCTCACGTCGCGCAACTCGTCAGATAATGATGCCTTTTTTGTGGCCAACCGTAATTCCAAATGGTACCTGGTGGCCTTTGGTATGATCGGTACAGCGCTCAGTGGTGTGACATTCATATCCGTTCCGGGCAAGGTAGGGGCGCCCGGCGGTGATCAGTTCGCTTACTTTCAATTCGTGCTGGGTAATGCGGCGGGGTTTATCATCATTGCTACGGTGCTGCTTCCTTTGTACTACCGCATGAAGCTAACGTCTATCTACAGCTACATTGAAAGCGCATTGGGCCGGTGGAGCTATAAAACAGCGGCTACCATATTTTTGATCAGCCGTACCATCGGTTCATCGTTCAGGTTGTACCTGGTGGTGATCGTATTGCAGCGCTTCATTTTTGATAGCTATGGCATCCCATTCTGGGCAACGGTGCTATTCTGCCTGCTGCTCATCTGGTCGTACACGTTCAAGGGCGGGTTAAAAACGATCATCATTACCGACAGCTTGCAAACGCTGTTCCTGGTGTCGTCGGTGTTCCTTTCCATATACTTCATTTGCCGCAGTTTGGATATGAACATCTTCCAGGCGGCCGAGGCGATCAAAGAGAGCAGCTACAGCAAGATATTCTTCACCAATGATTTCCTGAGCAGTAAGCTGCATCTGAGCAAACAGTTCCTGGGTGGTTTGTTCATCACCGTGGCCATGACCGGCCTTGACCAGGACCTGATGCAAAAGAACCTGAGCTGTAAGAACATCGGCGAAGCACAAAAGAACATGTTCAGCTTTACCGCGGTGTTCGTGGTGATCAACATCTTCTTCCTGAGTGTGGGTGCATTGTTATACCTGTATGCCGCAAAAAATGGCATCACGGTAGAGAAGACCGATTATCTGTACCCGACCATCGCTTTAAAATACCTGGGCTTGGCACCGGCCATCGTGTTCATGCTTGGGCTTACGGCTGCCACTTTTGCCACTACCGATTCGGCGTTAACGGCCCTCACTACTTCGTTCTGCGTTGACTTTTTGAACTTTGATAAAAAAGAGGACAAGAATAGTAAGGCCATGGTACGCACCCGTCATTATGTGCATATCGCCTTTTCGGCACTCATGTTCCTCACCATTATTTTGTTCAACGCGGTTAACAACGATGCTGTGGTAAGCGCCATATTCAAGGTGGCTTCGTACACTTACGGGCCGCTATTAGGGCTTTATGGTTTTGGCCTGTTCATGAGTAGCCGCCAGGTGAATGATAAGCTGGTGCCGTTCATTTGTCTCATTTCGCCAGCTGTTTGTTACTTCTTGAGCACCGAGTCGAAGAACATTTTAGGAGGCTATGTTTTCGATAATGAGTTGATCATTGTGAATGGTCTGATCACTTTTGTAAGTTTGCTGCTTACCTCTAAAGCAAAAACGAGGGTATTAGCGTTATAA
- a CDS encoding glycosyltransferase family 2 protein, whose protein sequence is MQLSVIIVNHNQCRLLHRSLTALRPALQHLEAEIMVIDNASSDRSLHMLQAEFGEVQVMPNSTDEGFSAPVNRAIKKAKGSYVLVMHPSIVNGEDTLDKTLSFMDEHQHTAGITVRVLDAEGHFVKGSKKAMPEEWVKFFRFTGLSRLFSRSKLFSPHYEPGWDEEFENTETDVLNSCFMLLRRSALMEVDAFDERFPIFGYDIDLSYRLRLAGYQTYYFARTFVIQQAMAPAAQFSLRYVRNFYGAMLTFAAKYLFRMPELRLKTMPGAPTTAAAYGIKQ, encoded by the coding sequence ATGCAACTATCTGTCATCATCGTCAACCACAACCAATGCAGGCTGCTACACCGCTCGTTAACGGCTCTCCGCCCTGCGTTGCAACACCTGGAGGCCGAGATCATGGTGATAGATAATGCCTCTTCAGACCGCTCACTGCACATGCTGCAAGCCGAGTTCGGCGAGGTGCAGGTGATGCCTAACAGCACCGACGAAGGCTTTTCCGCACCGGTGAACCGGGCCATCAAAAAAGCCAAAGGCAGTTACGTGCTGGTGATGCATCCCAGCATCGTGAATGGTGAGGACACCCTCGACAAAACACTCAGCTTTATGGACGAGCATCAGCACACCGCAGGGATCACCGTACGTGTGTTGGATGCCGAAGGCCACTTTGTGAAAGGCTCCAAAAAGGCCATGCCCGAGGAATGGGTCAAGTTCTTCCGCTTCACCGGGCTTTCCAGATTGTTCTCCAGGTCAAAGCTATTCAGTCCGCACTACGAGCCAGGTTGGGATGAGGAATTTGAAAATACCGAGACCGACGTGCTTAACAGCTGCTTTATGCTGCTCAGGCGCTCGGCACTGATGGAAGTGGACGCCTTTGATGAGCGTTTCCCGATATTCGGTTACGATATCGACCTCTCTTACCGTTTAAGGCTGGCCGGTTACCAGACCTACTATTTCGCCCGCACGTTTGTGATCCAACAAGCCATGGCACCGGCGGCGCAATTTAGCCTGCGGTACGTCCGCAACTTTTACGGTGCAATGCTTACTTTTGCTGCTAAATACTTGTTCAGGATGCCCGAGCTGCGTTTAAAGACCATGCCGGGTGCCCCTACCACAGCAGCAGCATATGGCATCAAACAATAA
- a CDS encoding lipid-binding SYLF domain-containing protein, protein MKAIKFLLAPLLLSGLIVMASAKDAGKETERIQNSTKVLKTFTGMTGKIPQELLKKTEGFVIIPKMINAGFVAGAKRGKGVAVVKLADGSWSNPVFITLTGGSFGLQIGVQSVDLVLVFKNRGVLTKVKDGDFTIGGDISATAGPVGRSSTASTDHKFEAEVYSYSRSKGLFAGVTVNGANLGIDKSSNFNFYGTGTTSQQIFETNKSSSATVNALRAALKGL, encoded by the coding sequence ATGAAAGCCATAAAATTTTTATTAGCCCCATTGCTGTTAAGCGGATTGATCGTGATGGCATCAGCCAAGGATGCCGGTAAAGAGACCGAGCGTATCCAAAACTCGACCAAAGTATTAAAGACCTTCACCGGTATGACCGGCAAGATACCACAGGAATTGTTGAAGAAGACGGAAGGTTTCGTGATCATCCCGAAAATGATCAATGCCGGCTTTGTGGCCGGCGCCAAACGTGGCAAAGGTGTGGCCGTCGTAAAACTGGCCGATGGTAGCTGGAGCAACCCGGTGTTCATTACCCTTACCGGTGGTAGCTTTGGTTTGCAGATCGGTGTACAATCGGTAGACCTGGTGTTGGTGTTCAAGAACCGTGGTGTACTGACCAAGGTGAAGGACGGCGATTTCACCATCGGTGGCGATATCTCGGCCACTGCAGGTCCGGTAGGCCGCAGCTCAACTGCCAGCACCGACCATAAGTTCGAGGCCGAGGTGTATTCATACTCACGCAGCAAAGGCTTGTTTGCCGGTGTGACCGTTAACGGTGCCAACCTGGGTATCGACAAATCGTCGAACTTTAATTTCTATGGTACGGGTACCACCTCACAGCAGATCTTCGAGACCAACAAGAGCTCGTCGGCTACTGTGAATGCTTTACGCGCCGCTTTAAAAGGTTTGTAA
- a CDS encoding LOG family protein: MTGDEKIRQAFRNQDWHEIKVTDSWSIFKIMAEFVDGFEKLAKIGPCVSIFGSARTKNENPYYECAVECARLLTEQGYGVISGGGPGIMEAANKGAYEAGGKSVGLNIELPFEQFHNKYIDRDKLLEFDYFFVRKVMFMKYSQGFIVLPGGFGTMDESFEAITLIQTGKIARFPIVFIGVDYWKGLFDWVEEKMLKAENNISPDDLHLYRVVDTAEEAVEHIFRFYNKYLLKPNF; this comes from the coding sequence ATGACAGGTGATGAAAAAATAAGACAAGCCTTCAGGAACCAGGATTGGCACGAGATCAAAGTGACGGATAGCTGGTCGATCTTCAAGATCATGGCCGAGTTCGTGGACGGTTTTGAGAAACTGGCCAAGATAGGCCCGTGCGTGTCCATATTCGGGTCGGCACGTACTAAGAACGAGAACCCGTACTACGAGTGTGCGGTAGAATGTGCCCGCTTGTTGACCGAGCAGGGTTACGGCGTGATATCGGGCGGTGGCCCTGGTATTATGGAGGCGGCCAATAAGGGCGCTTACGAGGCCGGTGGCAAATCAGTAGGTTTGAATATCGAACTTCCTTTCGAACAGTTCCATAATAAGTACATCGACCGTGATAAACTACTCGAGTTCGATTACTTTTTTGTGCGTAAAGTAATGTTCATGAAGTACTCGCAAGGTTTCATCGTGTTACCTGGCGGTTTTGGTACCATGGACGAATCATTCGAGGCCATCACTCTCATCCAAACCGGTAAGATCGCGCGTTTCCCGATCGTGTTCATCGGTGTGGATTATTGGAAAGGTTTATTTGACTGGGTTGAAGAGAAGATGCTCAAAGCCGAGAACAACATAAGCCCTGATGACCTGCACCTTTACCGTGTGGTGGATACCGCCGAAGAAGCCGTGGAGCACATCTTCCGCTTTTACAATAAATATCTGCTTAAACCCAACTTTTAA